TGCAGAAGTTGGCCGGGTTGCGCAACGAGCCGCCCATGTCGCTGCCGTCGGCGATGGGCAGCATGCCGCAGGCCAGGGCCACCGCGGCACCTCCGCTGCTGCCGCCGCAGGTCCGGTCCGTGTCGTAGGGATTCAGCGTCGCGCCGAAAACCGGGTTGAAGGTCTGGGAACCCGCGCCGAATTCCGGTACGTTGGTCTTGCCGAAGGAGATCGCCCCTGCCTTCTTCAACCGCTCCACGATCAACTCGTCCTGGCCCGGGACGAAATCGTGGAAGATCGGCGAACCGTAGGTCGTCCGGACGCCTTTGGTCAGCACCAGGTCCTTGTGGGCGATAGGCAGGCCGAAGAGGGGCCCCCGCGCTTCGTTTCGCGCGATGGCCTCGTCGGCCTTACGGGCGCCATCCAGCGCCTGGTCGGGATGATAGGTGACGATGGCATTCACGGCGGGATTCACCCGGTCGACCTGGGCCAGGTGGGCCTCCATGACCTCTGTCACGGACACGTCCTTGCGGCGGATCATGCGTACCAGATCGGTCGCAGGAGTGAAGCACAGTTCGGATGCGGGCATAGCGCGCCTTTCAGCCAAGGATTTCCTTCAAGGCCCCGGTGAAGATCCGGCTTTCCGCCTTGTTGCCGTAGGAGACCCGGATCATGCCGGAAATACCCCAGGAAGTTTCGGCGTTGATCACGATGATGCGCCGCTCGGCCAGCGCCTGCGTCACCGCTTCCGCGTCGCCCACCTCGATCAGGACGAAGGCCGCCTCGCTGCGGACATACGGCAGTCCGAGTGATTCGCAGGCCTCGTAGTAGATCGCCTTGGACGCGGTCGCGGCCTCCCTGGAGCGGACCACGTGGTCCGGATCGTCGAGGGCCGCGCAGGCGGCGGTCAGCACCAGGGCGCTGGGCGATCCCCCGTGGTACTGGCGGACGCGCGCCATCATGTGGGGCTGACCCACGGCGTAGCCCAGCCTGAAGCCCGCCAGGCCGTAACCCTTCGAAAAGGTCCGTACCAGGAGGACGTTCTCGTGTGCTCTGACCAGGGCGCTGCCGTCGGCGCACGCGCCGTCCTCCACCAGGTCGATGTAGGCCTCGTCCAACAAGACGATCACGCGTTCGGGCAGTTCTTCGACGAAGCGCGACAGCGCGTCGTGGGTAACGACGGTGCCCGTCGGATTGTTCGGGTTGGTAATGACGGCCATGCGGGTCCGTTCGTTAACGGCAGCGGCCATGGCCTCCAGGTCGTACACGTACCGCGGCGTCAGGGTGGTCCGCACGGACCGGGCCCCTATATCCTCCCCGTACCGGACCATCAAACCGAAAGCGGGATGAGGTTCGATCACCTCGTCTCCGGCGGACAGGAAAGCCCGTGCGATGGCGTGCATCAGGTGCTCGGCGCCGTCGCCGACCCGTATCCAGGCATTCTCCGAATCGAGACCGGGCAGCGAAAGTCTTTCGTCGTGCGGCACGCCGTGCAGTTCGGCCAGTTTTCGGAAAAGGTCGATATGGTCGGGGTCTTCGTAGCGGTTGATCTGATCGCTGCGCGATTTCACCGCTTCGATGACGCCGGGAGACGGCCCGAGGGGGTTTTCATTCCGGCTCAGGCGCACGATACCCGGAGGAAGGCCGACGCTCTGGTGGTTTTCATTCACCGCGGTCATGGGCGTTGCCACAGCGCTATTTCCAGTTCTTCGAAACCCGTCTTACCTGCAACACGCCCACCAGGATCAATAACACGATGATTCCCCGGGTGAGCAGCAGGTAGGGAATGTCTTCGGGATTGGCGTTGCGCAGCAGGAGAAGGTCGAATCCGGCCTGGTAGGTCCACACGACGAGCAGGATCGCCAGCGACACGGGCGTAACGTACTTGATCATGTAGTAGAAGATCCGAGGTATCTGGATGGCCGCGCCTTCGTTGATCTCCTCCCAGGCCTTGTCCATCCCGAATATCCAGGCGAAAATGATGATCTCGAGGAAGGAGAAGACGACCAGTCCCACGGTCCCGATCCAGAAGTCCAACTCGTCGATTACGCCGTGTTCGATGTTGAAGACAATGAAGTTGCCGAATATGAACAGGAAGGAGATCACGAAGAGGGCCGCTTTCTTCCGCGGCCATCCCATTTCGTCCTGCAGGAAGGCCATGGGCGGCTGCGTGAGTGCCACCGTCGACGTAATCCCCGCGAAGAAGAGCAGGCCGAACCACAGCGTGCCGATGAATTGACCAAGCGGGAGTTGCTGGAAGATCAGCGGCATGGACTGGAAGCCCAGGTCGAAGGAGCCGCCCGTCGCGATCGCCTCGGTCGCGGTGACGCCGAAGAAAGCCACGGCCACCGGTATGGCGATGGAACTGCCCAGCACCACTTCGGCGAACCCGTTGCTCATGGAGGTCGTCAACCCGGTGAGGGCGACGTCCTGACGGGCGCGGACATAGCTCGCGTAGCACTGCATGCTGCCGATGCCGATGCCGAGGGAGAAGAAGATCTGACCCGCGGCCGCAAGCCACACACTGCCCTCGGACAGACGGCTGAGGTCCGGGTTCCAGATCCAGGCGAAACCGGCCATGACGCTTCGGTCGGGGAAGTCCGGATCGGGCGTGCCCAGGGTCAGTACACGGGCCACGAGCACGATGGCGAATATCAACAGCATGGGCATGGCGAACTTGGCCAGGGTCTCGATGCCCCGCACCACGCCGCGGCTCAGTACCCAGAATACGATGCCGAGGTTGATGAGGAAAAAGACGTAGGCGGTGGCGACACTGCTGAAGTAGGAACTCTCAGTGACCCCCTGGAAACTGCTCAGGAACGCGCCCATCTCCGCCTGGGTTTCTATACCGAAGTACTGGCCGGTCAGGGAGAAGAAGCTGTAGGCCAGGGTCCACGACTGCACGTAGGAGTAGTAGAGGGCGAAGGCGACCGGCGCCGCGATGCCGAGCACGCCGATGTACTTGGCCGCCGGGTGTTTCCAAAGGCGGTACAGGATGCCCGGGGTGGTACCGTGGCCGTGCTTCCCGCCGAACCGCCCCACGCTCCATTCCACCCACATCATGGGGATGCCCACGACCAGGAAGGCGACGAAATAGGGGATCATGAAGGCACCGCCGCCGTTGGCGGCCGCCTGTACGGGAAACCGCAGGAAGTTTCCCAGGCCGATGGCGTTGCCGGCCATGGCCATGATCAGCCCCAGGCGGCTTTTCCAGACTTCCCTTACGTTATTCAAGGACATCCGGCACTCCTTCCAGTCTGACAGAGTTTATCCAGACGGACCGTGTGTTTCCAGACGTACAGGGTCTATTTGACCCGGCCCCGGCCGGCCACCGGCCAGATGACTTCCACCTGGTCTCCCCGTACGCCGTTGAGCTCGTCGTGCAGGTTGAGGGCCATCTCCTGGTGCAGGGGGATGACCGACAGGCGCTCGCCCACCCTGAACCGGTGCGCGCAGCGGGATACGTCCACGTGGCCGTGTTCCACGGACATGCCGTAGATCTGCGCCTCGGGATGTTCGATGATATGGCCGTAGGGTGTGGGCGGATAGCTGGCGAAGGTCTTCATGCCGCCGTCGATGATGATGCGGTCCGGGGTCGGGGCGCTCACCACGGTGCAGATCATGCGGCAGGGGCAGCGTTGGGGATCCAGCATGGCGGAAGTGCTGAGACGCTCCATGCCCTCCCAGATGTAGGAACCGCTGCGGGTCTCGGTGCAGCCCATGGCTTTGGAGTTTTCTTCGCCGCCGGTGCCGCCCCCGCTGATGATCTCGACGGGGATGCCCTTTCCGGTGATCCGTTCTATCGTTTCCGCCAGGAAATCCCTGGCCTCGGGATGGCTGGGGAAGAT
Above is a genomic segment from Gemmatimonadota bacterium containing:
- a CDS encoding aminotransferase class I/II-fold pyridoxal phosphate-dependent enzyme yields the protein MATPMTAVNENHQSVGLPPGIVRLSRNENPLGPSPGVIEAVKSRSDQINRYEDPDHIDLFRKLAELHGVPHDERLSLPGLDSENAWIRVGDGAEHLMHAIARAFLSAGDEVIEPHPAFGLMVRYGEDIGARSVRTTLTPRYVYDLEAMAAAVNERTRMAVITNPNNPTGTVVTHDALSRFVEELPERVIVLLDEAYIDLVEDGACADGSALVRAHENVLLVRTFSKGYGLAGFRLGYAVGQPHMMARVRQYHGGSPSALVLTAACAALDDPDHVVRSREAATASKAIYYEACESLGLPYVRSEAAFVLIEVGDAEAVTQALAERRIIVINAETSWGISGMIRVSYGNKAESRIFTGALKEILG
- a CDS encoding D-TA family PLP-dependent enzyme — translated: MHIDELDTPAYVADLDLMERNIASMAEHCRNLDIGLRCHTKSHKIPEIAHWQVKAGAIGICCQKLGEAEVMAAAGIENILIPYNIVGPRKVERLTRVAKRTEIFVAVDDETTARGISDQAENDGCRVNVIIELDTGTQRCGVQSPEAAATLAERITDLRGLVFKGVMIFPSHPEARDFLAETIERITGKGIPVEIISGGGTGGEENSKAMGCTETRSGSYIWEGMERLSTSAMLDPQRCPCRMICTVVSAPTPDRIIIDGGMKTFASYPPTPYGHIIEHPEAQIYGMSVEHGHVDVSRCAHRFRVGERLSVIPLHQEMALNLHDELNGVRGDQVEVIWPVAGRGRVK
- a CDS encoding sodium:calcium symporter, whose protein sequence is MSLNNVREVWKSRLGLIMAMAGNAIGLGNFLRFPVQAAANGGGAFMIPYFVAFLVVGIPMMWVEWSVGRFGGKHGHGTTPGILYRLWKHPAAKYIGVLGIAAPVAFALYYSYVQSWTLAYSFFSLTGQYFGIETQAEMGAFLSSFQGVTESSYFSSVATAYVFFLINLGIVFWVLSRGVVRGIETLAKFAMPMLLIFAIVLVARVLTLGTPDPDFPDRSVMAGFAWIWNPDLSRLSEGSVWLAAAGQIFFSLGIGIGSMQCYASYVRARQDVALTGLTTSMSNGFAEVVLGSSIAIPVAVAFFGVTATEAIATGGSFDLGFQSMPLIFQQLPLGQFIGTLWFGLLFFAGITSTVALTQPPMAFLQDEMGWPRKKAALFVISFLFIFGNFIVFNIEHGVIDELDFWIGTVGLVVFSFLEIIIFAWIFGMDKAWEEINEGAAIQIPRIFYYMIKYVTPVSLAILLVVWTYQAGFDLLLLRNANPEDIPYLLLTRGIIVLLILVGVLQVRRVSKNWK